The Methanofastidiosum sp. genome contains the following window.
GAAGAGGAGCATAGTCTGGAAACTAACAGATGTTGAAGAAATAAAAGCATTTAAGAAAAGCTAATCTATTCCCAATAATCCTTAACTTCACATGCATTAAGATCTTCAACAGATAGCAATTCATCTGGATAAGGTTCAAAGAAACTTTGATTTTCAAGATATTTTTCATCAAATCTCAAAACCCAGGATTTTAGAATGTTAGTTGGAACGCTTAAAGACACATTACCATTTCTATATTTGTCTATTGTCTCAAGAAAGAATTCTTTCTCCTTTTTATTTAAATTTTTAGATATATATCCAAATCCGTGTAAAAGAATATTTATATTGGGAGGGCATTTTGGCGGCTTTGAAAAAAGAGTGAAGAGGTGTGCTTCGTAATTCTGGAATATTTTTTCAAGTGGATATTTATCCATATTGGCAACGATCCTACCAATCTCTTTTGTTTCTTTTTGGCTGTATGCACCAAACAACAATTTATTGTATGATTGATATTCAACTAAGTCTTTCTTCGACATTGTTTTCTTGACTTCTCTAAATCTCCTTAATGAATATATCTTTGTCAGAAAATGCTGTTTTATTCTTGAGTTAAGTAATCGCCCTTCATCTTCTATGGCTAGATTAGGGTGTTTTTCTTGTACAACTTTACCAAAAAATCCCGGGCCTTTAGGGTATTTAGGTTGTGGGCCTTTGACAGTATGTATCTTGGAATCTTTAATACCACACGAGGGGGACTTTGATTTTAGGATAAATCCATCAATATCTAATAATTTATCTAAAAATGAATTAGAAAACTCTATCATATCTTTAGTGACATCTTTTTCAGTTTTTAGTTGTAAAAGCTTTAAATCGCCATTAAACGAAACAATCCTAATTGGATCTCTTGGCACTCCAAGACCTATTTCAAATTCAGGACAAATCGGAACAAAATCTACAAATGATTTTAATTTTTCTACAAATTCACTTGATATCATCTGGCCGTTATATCTACAGGATCCATGCTCTATGCATTTGCTTATAACAATCCTTGGTTTTAAAAAATGTTTCATAATATCATTTCCCTAATATTTCTGCAGTTTGAATCATTTCTACTAAATCTTTTTCAGATGCATATCCAATTCCTCTAAACCTTATGAGGCCTTCCATATCCAAAAGAAAAACATATCCATTATTTATATTATCAATTGAAAGATAGGAAGTATATTCTTTATAGTTACCATAATGTGTCAAGACATTAGTATGTTTTTCAAGTGGGATACCTGCCCTCATTCCGCCATCTATTGAACTACGGAATAACTTCCATAGTCCATTGAGCATTGGTATTTCATAATAAATATAATTGGACATATTGGAAAATCTATCTTCAAACGGGATAGACCAAGAGTCGAGCATCTCTTGGGCCTGGCGAACAAATGCTATTCCGATCAAAGTAACTTTGCCTATTGCCATATCTGGAAGTATTACTTCCGTTTTAGCCAGAGAATATGCGGTTATTTTCGGAAATATTTTTCCAATTAATTCTTGAGTTGCCATAGCTAAGTATTAGAGACATACTCATTTATCTTTTTCGTATATGCATCAGCGTCAAATTTTCTCATAAGTCCTTTATCGTTCATATAACGTATATTGCCAAAAATTTTTCTTTCTGCCCAAGGTCTATCATGCTTTCCAAAACACCAAGCAATTCCAGTATATCCATTTGGATCTCGACCATCTAATTCATATTTATTATTTAAGTAGATCAATATTTCATACGCATCTTCTGGGGATTTAGTCCATTCAATGACCTTTTTTCCCCAATACATCCGCATATAACCATGCATTTTACCGGTGTATACCATTTCTCTTTGGGCAGCATTCCAGTACGGATCATGGGTGTTTGCATTTTCAAAATCCTTGAGGGAATAGGTATATTCTCTTGAGTCTTTTTCATGTAACTTTAAAGTTTTCTTACACCAATCAGGCAATCCTCCAAAGGAATCATATTGAGCATTATAATAAACGTAGTTCATTGAAAGTTCTCTTCGAACAATTAGTTCTTCTAAGAATGCACCCTTGCCAGCGTCCCCAGTTTGCTGAATTTTCAATGCAATGTACAAAGGAGATATCTGCCCGAAATGGAGATATGGGCTCATATTTGATAGGTAGTCAAGATTTGGATTATTTCTTAAATCATCATACCTATCAAGCTTATGTTTGGTAAAATACTCAAGATGATTTTTAGCTTCTGAAGTTCCTCCAAATAAATAAGGTGCAGCTTTTACACTTTTATCGATCTTAAGAGAGTTAATTATTTCTTCTATTTCGTCCATATTTAAAGAATCAATTCTAAAAGAAAGAGAACTTATTCTAGGGTTGCTTAAACTCGACGGTGAAAGGTAAGAATTCAGGAGTTTATTTATTTTTGGCCTTATAGTTGCGGCTGCGTATTCTTCTTTTTTTGAAACTTCTTCTACTGGAACAACAGTATTAGTTTCAATTTCTATCAAAGGACAATCAATATTTTTTGCAACATGGCCTCTCCAATCTCGTTCAAATCTTTGATAGCCTTTATCTACAATCACGACTGAGGCATCACTTGAAATTTCTGTTGCCCCAATTTTGGGCTTTTTTTTCCAAATGACAAATTTAATATTTTTATTTTTCAGAGATTTTTCAACTTCATATAGTCCTTCAAGCATGAAAGAAATATTTCTCAGATTTGCATTTGGAAATTTTTCATTTAATCCGAAAAATACAATTAATGGTAAATCTAGAGAATTAGCTTTTAAAATTGAATATTCTAAAGCATGATTGTACTCTGTTCTTTGAGAAGACTGCATCCAGTATAGAACATAATCTCCGTTTTTTTCATTATTATCGTTCAAATATTTTATTCTCTCATTTCGAATCAATGCTACACCTTAAATTATAGTAGGTATCCTAATATAGATAATTTTCGGTTAAAAAAGAAAAGAAAAATTAATTCTTTTTATCTATCCCTATCATGACTCCTGCGTAAAGAGAGAATCCTATCATCCCAGTTATGAAAGATGCGATAGCAGTTCCAATTAAAGGCACATTTGACAATATTCCAACTAATGCCAAGTTCAATACTAAGACCAATATCCAAGCTACAATGTAATCTCCAGTGAAAATGTATTTGGCAATATCATTAAAATTAAAGGCTTCAGAGAACTTATCCGTTTTAATGTACTTTAAAACTGCAACTGGTGCCACATATGTGGCTATTAGTATTAATATAGCAAAGACAACGACTAACGGCAAAGCTGCAACTA
Protein-coding sequences here:
- a CDS encoding DUF523 and DUF1722 domain-containing protein, translated to MKHFLKPRIVISKCIEHGSCRYNGQMISSEFVEKLKSFVDFVPICPEFEIGLGVPRDPIRIVSFNGDLKLLQLKTEKDVTKDMIEFSNSFLDKLLDIDGFILKSKSPSCGIKDSKIHTVKGPQPKYPKGPGFFGKVVQEKHPNLAIEDEGRLLNSRIKQHFLTKIYSLRRFREVKKTMSKKDLVEYQSYNKLLFGAYSQKETKEIGRIVANMDKYPLEKIFQNYEAHLFTLFSKPPKCPPNINILLHGFGYISKNLNKKEKEFFLETIDKYRNGNVSLSVPTNILKSWVLRFDEKYLENQSFFEPYPDELLSVEDLNACEVKDYWE
- a CDS encoding deoxyribodipyrimidine photo-lyase, which encodes MIRNERIKYLNDNNEKNGDYVLYWMQSSQRTEYNHALEYSILKANSLDLPLIVFFGLNEKFPNANLRNISFMLEGLYEVEKSLKNKNIKFVIWKKKPKIGATEISSDASVVIVDKGYQRFERDWRGHVAKNIDCPLIEIETNTVVPVEEVSKKEEYAAATIRPKINKLLNSYLSPSSLSNPRISSLSFRIDSLNMDEIEEIINSLKIDKSVKAAPYLFGGTSEAKNHLEYFTKHKLDRYDDLRNNPNLDYLSNMSPYLHFGQISPLYIALKIQQTGDAGKGAFLEELIVRRELSMNYVYYNAQYDSFGGLPDWCKKTLKLHEKDSREYTYSLKDFENANTHDPYWNAAQREMVYTGKMHGYMRMYWGKKVIEWTKSPEDAYEILIYLNNKYELDGRDPNGYTGIAWCFGKHDRPWAERKIFGNIRYMNDKGLMRKFDADAYTKKINEYVSNT